Genomic segment of Methanolobus mangrovi:
TTACTGAAGGTCATCAGTGAAGACCTGATGCCTGTAACTGAAATTGATATCAAGGCTCTGGCTGAAATCTATGATGAGAAGGATATTTACCTTTCAGTCTACCTTTCGGTGTCCGGCAGGGAAAATGAACATTTGAATCGCATATTTGTGGATTCAAGGGTGAAGTCGATAAAAAAGGCTTTATCTCCAGAGCTCAGGTCGGAATTTGAAAAGACCTTTGAAATGGCTGAACCCTCAATTATTGAAGAAGCAATTTCCGGTGAAAGAGGCAGGATCATATTTGCCTGCTCATCAGAATCTTTCCTTCATGTTTACAGACTGGCTGTGGAGCCGGAGCAGTCACTGGTCCTTGACACGTCACCATTTTTGCTGCCACTGGCAAGGCTGAGAGCTGACTATGAGGACTATGGTGTGTTGCTTGTGGATTCTCAGGAGGCTAAGTTCACATGCATACGTTCTGACCTTGCAGAAGAGAAGAAACACCTCTCCATCGACCTGATGAACAAGCATAAAAAAGGAGGATGGAGCCAGATGCGTTTCAACCACCTGAGAAAAGGAGCGATAAAATCATTCCTGTCCGAAGTTGCTGATAACGTCAGGGGTACATGTGACCAGCTACAGACAAGAGGTCTTATCATTGCCGGACCTGGAGATGCAAAACAGCAACTTATAGACTTGCTCCCACAGGATATCCGGCAGAGTGTGATAGGTGTCATTGACGTGTCAATGGATATTTCCCGTGATGAACTTGTAGAGGAAGGTGACTCCGTCCTGCATAAGAATGAACTTTCCAGATCGGCAAAAAAGGCAGCAGAGTTTAAAAACGCACTTCTGCGGGGTGGGCTGGCTGTATATGGAGTCGAAAATGTAAAGTCTTCTCTGGAACAGGCAAGAGTGAACGTCCTTCTGATACTGAAAGGTTCCTCGGTTCCTGGATGGATATGTGAAAGATGCCAGAACCTGCAGGCGAATGTCCAAGCTCCAAAGGAATGTGACAGATGCGGAGGACTGACATCAGTGGTTGATGTAGTGGAAGAACTCTATGAGCTTGCCCAGCGTACAGGTGCGGAAGTGGAATTCGTGGAAAAAGAGGATTTCCTGGATTCCGATGATGTGGTGGGTGCACTACTCAGGTATTAGATCTCTTCATCATCCCTGAATATACCCGAATCCGGTTCTCATTGCTATCTCGGCTCTTGTAAGTTCCTGGCCGAGGTATGCTGCATGGTTGAGAGTGCTTACCCACCCATGTTTGATAATGGTCCTGTAGATGGACTTTGCATCCCTGCCCTCAATCATCCTTAGCAATTCCTTATCATAGGAATAGTGTTTTGCGAGGATGGTCATTTTCTCTGGTTGGGGCGTTATTACAAAGTATCCGGCTTCATCCAGTTCAAGTTTCCCGGGCTCTTCGGCCAGGATAACAGGAACATTTACCATTTCAGCATTCTCATTATTTCTATCTGTCTTTATTGTCTCATTTTCCACTTTACCACCTTTTTCATACTTTATCCGGGTGCCAGCGCTGCATGTGTTCGGCATGTGTCTTCAGGTAAGCTCCTTTTTCATAGAACCTGTCATAGAAATCAAGGTCCAGATGATGCGCCTGGAGGTATGGCAGGACAAAAATACTGGGTACTGTTCCGGGGAACTTGCCGAAAGTGTCGTATATATACTGAGCCTGGAGAGCTGCACATTCCTTGAAATGTTCATCTGGAACCTTTGCACTGCTGCGAACTCCCATTGTATCTTTGTAGTATCCCGGTGTCTCAGAATTGTACGGTCCGCCAGAGCCGAATTTCCTTTCCATCAGTGCATCGACCGCATGGCGCATATTGCGATAGTGAGGTGGTGTGAAGCCTTCAAAAACGCCTTCAAGTCCGGTAGGATTTGGGAGAGACCAGCGTTCATCCGTATCGTACCTGAAACCAAGTCCTGGTACTTGCGGGTCTCCGCTTGCACCAAGAACTGAAAATGGATCCATTCCATTGAACAACCAGCCACCAAGACCCATTGCCTGCAACATCAGCATTCCGGCATAACATGACGTACCAAGTTCGGTTGTCAGTTCGGCAAGGGACCACATTTCAAGGAATGTGATTGGATACGGTTCTTTTACGTCAACTATATCAGAGAATTGCTCAATTCCGTCTATCTGTTTCCTGTTCACATCATCATAAAAACATATACCATTCTGTACGAAGTAACAGATACCCGCCAGAATATGCTGGGCGAGGTCTCCAACAGGAATTACCATTGTGGTGCCCGGGTGATTTACGACCCAGGTATTATGCGCCTCTATGTGAGGTGTCTGTGGAGGTATTTTCAGGCGTCCATCATATATTTTGTGTACACGACTACGATGCGCTTCCAGTAATTCATCAGTATCGAATGTTCCATCATCCTTTCTTTCAGCCATTGCAGGAGCATCTCTTGTTTTAAGGATGTATACTCCATCATCATCTGTAAAGAACAGCTCACTGGTATGGAATCCGGCTGCTGATGGGAATGTTCTGCCTCCGGCACTACAGGCGTAGTTTGAAAGGTATGGTGCGTACAATTCCCCTCGCATGATAAGGTTGTGCCAGCCTGTGTTTCCCCCCATGGCTGTCAGCAATGTCATCTGCTCAAGTTCTGAGAGTGGCTTCGGCTCATATTTTGATTTGTATTGGAAGTAGCCGTCAGGTATCGTTGCTCCCATAAAGAACCGACGTGCCCTTCTCCCGAAAAGTGCGTCTGAAAGCCTGAAATTCAATACATCCTCAAATCCTGGTGGTAATTTCACCTTTTCTCCCACAATTGTTCCTCCTCTATTGACCCCACGTCATAGACAGGAGGGTTCCTGCATTAGCAGTACCACTCAAATATATCCAGGTGCCTGAAAAAAGAGCTATGGTCGCTTATTTTTTCAGAGGGATGATACTTGATATCTTTTTCCCGCTCCCATTAAAATTTGGATTACATGGAATTTAAGATTTCTGGGGAAAGAGATGCAATTATTTGATGCAATAGAAACCAGCCTGCATGTAAGAGTACCAGAACAATTCTACGGTCCTGAATCCTGTTTCCCTTAGTAGTTTCAGGTGTTCTTCAACGGTTATCGGAAAATATTCAGTGTCAAAACGCTGAAGATGGATTTCTATCTCCTCTGCGGTCCTGCCATGGGTGGACTGAAAATCGTCCCAATATCTTTTTCCAATGATGATGCCCTCTTCTGTAAGTGGTCTGATGTTCTCGAAAGTAATGAAGATACCATCGTCTTTCAGCAGTTCATGACATACTTTTACCGCTCTGGCCCTGTTCTCACGACTGAGATAATGGTGGCATTGGATGGCAGTGATAACATCCGGTCTTTCATCGAGTTCCTGTGAGAACTCCTGGGTTGATGCAGCTCTCAGAAATTCAAGTCTTTCAGGGATATATGATGGTAGCTTTTCTCTTGCCTGTTGCAGCATTCCCTCAGATGGGTCAAGCATGAGAAACTTTGTGTCAGGGAACTGTTCAATGGCCTTTGTAACAAGTGAGCCTGTTCCGCATCCAGTATCCATCCAGACCTTTGGAGTTTCCGCCAGTGATCTGATAAGGTTGATGGTTTCCTTATGGAAAAATGAGTAGTAGGGAAGAACAGAGGATATTTTCGTATCATAATCCTCGGGGAGATAAGGTGTCTTATTTTCTGAGGGTTCTGTGGAAGACATGTAAAAACAGGACTATTTTCTGCTTTATATTTCCTTTGCAGAACCCTTAAACAATATCACTAACATTTTTCCTTATTCAGAGAAAGGAGAATCATGGATGTTATACAGGAAAATGCCAAAAAACAGAGATGAGCTTTCAATACTCGGTTTCGGTGCCATGCGCCTGCCGGTGAAGGAAGATGGCAGTATCGATGAAGAGAAGGCGAAGCAGATGGTGCGACATTCCATAGACAATGGTGTGAACTATGTTGACACCGCATGGCCATATCATATGGGAGCAAGTGAGCCTTTCCTTGCACGTGCACTTGCAGACGGATACAGGGAACAAGTGAAACTTGCTACAAAACAGCCTCAATGGATGGTTAAAAAGCCTGAGGATATGGATAAGTTCCTCAACGCACAGCTTGAGAAACTCAACACCGATCATATCGATTACTATCTTATACACAGTCTTGTGGGTAGTAGCTGGGAAACTATCAGGGATATAGGTGTCCTTGAGTTCCTTGAGAAAGCCAAAGCTGACGGACGTATCATCAATGCAGGCTTCTCATATCATGGGGACCCTGAGGATTTTGCACCGATAGTTGATGCATATGACTGGGACTTCTGCCAGATCCAGTACAATTTCCTGGATGAGAATGTGCAGGCAGGAACGGGAGGACTTGAATATGCCGCTTCCAAAGGTCTTGGTGTTGTGGTTATGGAGCCTCTGCGTGGTGGAAATCTTGCAGACCCGGTTCCCTTTGAGGTGCTTGATATCTGGAACGAGGCTGATGTGAAACGTAGTCCTGTGGCATGGGCATTGCGCTGGGTATGGAACCATCCTGAGGTCACTGTTGTACTTTCAGGTATGAGCGAGCCGGAACATGTCGAAGAGAACCTGAAGGTTGCAGATGAAGGTGTTGCAAACTCACTGACAGAAAAAGAGCTGGAACTTGTGAGCAGGGTTGCAGAGAAGTACGGCGAACTCATGAAGATCAACTGTACCGGATGCAGATATTGTATGCCATGTCCTGAGGGTGTGGATATCCCGGCATGTTTTGATGTATACAACAACCTGCACATGTTCGGTGGCGGTGACAGGCTGAAGATGATGTACGCTGCGAAGATGGGCGGTATCCTCAGGGGAGCTGAAACAAACTTCGCTTCACAGTGTGTGCAATGTGGTCAGTGCCTGGATGCATGTCCTCAACAGACAGCGATACCTGATATGCTTGAAAAGGTTGAAGAAGAGTTTGAAGGTCCGGGTCTGGAAGAGAGAATAGCGTTTGCAAAGCAATTGTTCGCGAATGATAGTTGCTAAATTGCTCTCTTCATAAGAACTCTCATTTTTGGGGTGTGTTATCCCCAAACATTTATACTTTTTAGGTATATAATATTACTTTATCTGATGTCTGAAGGTAGATACATTTGATAAACGTAAAGGATCTCTCGAAGTATTTTGGTGATATAAAGGCTGTAGATGCTGTAAACCTTGAAGTCAGAAAAGGTGAGTTGTTTGGCCTGCTGGGTCCCAACGGTTCCGGTAAGACCACTATGATCAAGATGCTCACAGGCCAGATTAAGCCAACAGCAGGTGGTGTCTCTGTACACGGAGTCGATGTGCTTTCCGATCCTTTGAAAGTAAAAGAGCTTACAGGCATTATTCCCGAGCAGGAAACGCCACCAAGTTTCCTGACAGCTGAAGAGTATCTGCACTTCGTTGCAAAGATAAGGAAACTCAAGGGCTTTGAGGAACAATGCGAGTGGTGGTTCTCATATCTTGATTTTGCAGGACAGAAAGATGTGCTGTGCAAGGACCTTTCCAGGGGAACAAGACAAAAACTGATGCTGGCACAGGCATTCCTGCATGAACCGGAACTTGTGATTATCGATGAACCACTGATAAACCTTGATCCGCTGATGCAGCGCAAGGTCAAGGACTTCCTCAGGGATTATGTTGGTAAGGGAGGTACTGTTTTCATATCCACTCACATTCTGGAGATCGCCAGGGAAATATGCACAGGCATGGGCATCATCTACAAGGGGAAACTGGTATTTTCAGGTAAAATGGATGATCCTGCTATTGGTGACAAACCACTGGAAGAGTTCTTCCTTGAGCTTGTGAACTGAGGTGTCTGTTATGTTCGAACTGTTCAAAAGCATGATGAAGGAAGAGTGGCGAATGCATTCCTCATTCTTCGGAGACAGGGGTTTTGCTCTTTTTCCGGTGGTCGTGGCATCCATCTCAATGTTACTCTCACTTTCAATGATAATATTCGGAAGAATAATCAGCCAGGCTGAAGTCCTGCTTGGACTGCACTACCTGCTTCTTTTTATGGGTTCCATGGTTGGAGGATTTGGTCTGCTTGGAAGAGAAGTTATGAACAGACGCTTCGGACAGGCAAGCCTGCTGGCCTATTCATCACGAACGCTTCCTATTTCTGAAAGGGTGATCTTTTCCAATTTCATCGTAAAGGATGTTATCTACTATCTTTTCCTGTATGTGCTACCATTCACTGTGGGCTTTATGGCAGGTGCAGTTATCCTGGATCTGCAATATTCGTTCTTCATGCTGCTGACAACGCTGTTCCTGTCATTCTGTACCGGTCTGTCCCTGGTATTTCTGCTCTCAACGATATACGCCAATCTGGGAAAGAAGGCACTTTTCCTTATCTTTATGATTCCAATTGTGTTTTTGATCTTCTTCCAGGGAATCAGGTTTGACATTCTGTACGAACTTCCACCGCTTGTCTTCTATCTCGCACCTTCTCTGGATATTCTCATTACCTGTCTTGCTCTTGTCCTTGTGCCTTCGATAGTATCCCTGATATTTCTCAGGGTTGATTATTCCCAGTCCCAAAAACATTATAAGAACCAGTTCAGGGAGATCACTGAAAGTCTGGGTTTCTATGGTTACTCTCACTTTATGGCAAAGGATTATCTGGATTTCAGCCGCAGTGAGGGAGGTGCCGGCAAGATAGTATTCTCGTTCCTTGTGCCGGTTTTGCTTGTCTGGCTATTCCTGCCACAGTTGTTGAAGGCAGTTCCCGGACTGGACATACTTGTGGTATTTGCAGTTGTTGTTGGCATGATGGCTTCTTCCATGTACAACTGGCTGGTGGAGTTCGATATGTTCAGTTCCTATGCTTTTCTTCCGCTCACGGTTCCTGACGTGCTGAGAAGCAAGCTCAACAGTTATTCACTGCTGAATGTATTCCCTCTTATAGTGGTTGTGATAGCTACCGTCTATGCCGGCAGGATGAATGATATGGTTCACATAATCCTCCTTTTCATCGCAGTATCCATGTATGTTGTTTCGGTGACAATCTACCTTACCGGTCTCAACACTACATTTTCACTATACAGTGCGGGCACATTCGCAAGCTATGTGCTGGCCATAGGTCCTGTGGTGCTGGCAATGATCTTCCTTGCACAGCTGAACTTCCATCTTGTACTTGCATCTGTGTTGTTGATACCGCTATCTGTGCTTGTTCTGAAGAGGAGCTTTGTTAAATGTGGAAGGTGGGAAGTTTGATTCATATTTTCTCGGGAATAGATTGTGTTATGAAACCGTAAGATACTTTTTTGGGACTGGACGGTAAAGTGGGATTTTGCAAGTTGTTTTTGTCCTTTAGAAAAGTTACATGCTGTGAGAGATACCTAGTTATATTCAGGATATATAGCCATTAATCAATATATCTTCACAATTACAAATTCAAAGTTTTTGTATGGCATAGGGAATATATTATTGAATGTTGGGAGAAGTGTAATGATAACACATGAACAAATATTCAGAAAGGTAATCCATTTAGTGACACTTATCGTCCTATACGTTCTCTTGCTGGGAATAATCGTAGGAATGTTCAATGTTTTCCAGAATATAGGATACGTATGGCTGACAAAGGGTGGCTTTGGCCAGGTAGTTTACAGTGTTCTGACTATTTTTGTCCTCATCGATTTCTTTAAGGCCTTTTCAGATTACCACGTTCACGAAAGAATCAGGCTTACATATGTAAGCGATGCCACAATCATGATCGTTTTGCGTGAGGTGACTGTATTGATATATAGTCATGAATTTGAAAGTGACCTTTTATTGGTATTCTCAGTATTGCTACTGGTATTGGGTATTATAAGGGCCATAGCTGTTAAGTTTCCACCGAGTGAAAGTTCATATTCCATTTCGCCGATCAAAGAAAAGAATATTGAGGAAGAATAAAGTATGGAATTTCTGATTTGCTGAAGAATCCTGTAGATAAATTCAAAGATTATGGCATGGAAACAAGAATGGACTTGTAAAGTTTTTGTTCATAGATGTGTGAAGTAAAAGTATGATCAATTATACAATAGAAGAAAAATTACCTTCAATAGAAGAGTACATCCATCTCAGAAAATCAGTTGATTGGCCATATCCCAGCAAAACAGCAATAGAGAAGAGCCTGAATAATTCCAATTACTGTATTTGCGTTGTCAAGGACGACAGTGTAATAGGCATGTCCCGTGTGGTGGGGGATGACAGTTTCATCTTTTTCATTGCGGATGTCATCGTTCTGCCGGAATACCAGAATCAGGGAATTGGCACTGCACTGATGGAAAGGGTAATGTCTTACCTTAAGGAGAACGTTCAGGACTATTCATACATTACTCTCATGTCAGCAAAAGGAAGAGAGGCCTTCTATGAAAAGTTCGGTTTTTTCAAAAGGCCTACGGATGAGTTTGGTTATGGGATGATGGTCGAGCTTTGAGATCAAGCTCAACCTAATTTGTTCGATCATATCTTCTTTTCGTTCTCGTATTTCTTCTTCAGAAAAGCCAGTGCTTCCTGTGTGCTGTCACAGACATGCACATGCTGTTTTTCCATGAGCTCTGTAAGTTCCAGATCGCTTTCTATTCTTTTCATGACCTCAGGCTGTATCGATGTGAGGTAGACCTTCTGGTGCATCTTCTTACTTGACTTGATGAAGCTTTTGAGGCGCTCGATTCCTGTTGTATCGATGAACGGTACATAGCGCATACGCAGGATTATGTGAGGCTTGCTTATGGTCATGTGCTCGTTTATCTTGCTCTCAAAAACGTTCATGGCTCCAAAGAAGAAGGGACCGTTAATGGTGTAGACCGATACGTTCTTTTCGAGGTAGGGGTCGGCAAAGATAGTGGCGTTGATACCTTTTGTCTTATCATAGTTCTCCATTGTCTGGACATCGATGACATTTGTCAGTCTTATGAAGAGCAGGATTATGGACAGGAACATACCCATCTGTACAGCAAATACAAGGTCAGTGAGAACGGTCAGCAGGAAAGTGACGATAAGGACCGTGGTGTCCATCTTGCTGATATGCATTGTTGTTTTGAATTCCGTTATGTTGATCATCCTCAGGGAAACGAGGATAAGCACACCGGCGAGGTAGGCCTTTGGGATGAAAGCAGCAACCGGACCCAGGAAGAGAAGTATTGTCAGCAGTATCAGGGCGTGGATGATACCTGATATCTGTGTCTTTGCACCTTCACGTATGTTGACGGCACTTCTGGCAATGGCTGCTGTACATGGGATTCCTGAGAAGAAGGGAAGTACCATGTTAGCGACCCCCTGACCTACAAGTTCCCTGTTGCTGTCGTGTTTGCTGTTTGTCATACCGTCACATACTACGGCACAGAGCAGGGCTTCGATGGCTCCCAGAAGTGCAATTGTAAAGGCAGCTGGCAGGACAGCCATGAGCATTTCGAGGTTAAAGTTCAGCATCTGTATCTGCGGAAGTCCGGCAGGGATACTACCGACAAGTGGTATCTGGATTTTGAAGTAAAAGACCATCAGGATGGAGAGTACCAGTGCTATAATGGAAGGAGGGAGACTGTTGATGTATCTTATTCTTGCCATGAGTCCCGGGAGGTATAACAGGAGGAGAATGGTTGCAAGACAGATCATTATAGCAGTGGTATCGAGAAGGTCGAGGCTGGAGATGACAGCGTACAATGTTTCCCATACATGTTCTTTTGAAGGTATCACAAGTCCGAGAGCATTGGGTATCTGTCCAATAAGTATAATTGCACCGATACCGCTCGTGAATCCTGATATGACGGGTAGGGGGATGTATTTTACAACCTTACCAAGTTTCAGAATTCCGAACAGTATCTGAAATACACCGGCAAGGAAGCCTGCAAGGAATAGTCCTTCAAGTCCGAAGCCGTGCAGTGTTGAAAGAATGATGACGGTCATTGCTCCGGTAGGTCCGGTGATCGAGTATTTGGAACCTCCGTTTGCTGAGACCAGCATACCCGCGATGACAGCTGTGTATAACCCCATCTGAGGTTCCACACCTGAGGCAATGGCAAAAGCAATGGCAAGTGGCAACGCCACAACAGCCGTGATAAATCCGGCCTTTAAGTCGCTCGTAAACGATTCTTTGAAGTATTGTGATAGTTTATTTTGTTTTTCCATATAGAAGCCAGCTGACCCGCGTCAAAAATTGTTCTTATGGGTGGGTAAAAGTGGGGTTTGATATATAAAATTGATTGATAATGAAAATAAATTATAAATGTTATGAGAAGTTATGAGGGATTATGGGAAATGGATATTTGTTTGTGTCAAAACTTCCACTCACCCACCACAATTATCTCCTAATCCTCCAAATAAAATCCTGATGAATGAGGTAATCTCCCAACTCAGAGCCGAGCTCGAACAAAACGCCGATGAAGAAGCCAAAGCCAGTTCTAACCGTTTCTTCAAAGAGCAAATCAAATGCTATGGCATGAAGACACCAGTTGCCAGAAAAATAGCAAAGGACTATTACAAGAAAATATCCAACAAAAGTAAGCCGGAGATATTTGCGCTCTGCGAGGAACTCCTGAGCTCGGATTACATGGAGGAAGCCTTCATAGCATTCGAATGGTCGTACAACCTTAGAAAGCAGTATGAACCAGAGGATTTTGCTGTTTTTGAGAGATGGGTCGGGGATTATGTCAACAACTGGGCTAAATGCGATACCCTTTGTAATCATACCATAGGAACACTTATCGACATGTACCCCCAGTTTATTGATTCGCTCAAAAAATGGACAGCTTCGGATAACCGCTGGTACAGGCGGGCTGCCGCAGTTACACTTATTTTGGCGGCTCGCAGGGGAGATTATCTTGATGATATTTTTGAAATAGCTGATATGCTGCTAACGGATGAGGATGACCTTGTGCAGAAAGGGTATGGATGGCTGCTTAAGGAAGCGAGTAAGAAACATCAGCAGGAGATATTTGACTACGTGATGTCAAATAAAAAAGTTATGCCTCGTACTGCGTTGAGATATGCTATCGAGAAAATGCCGAAGGAATTGAGGATTAAGGCTATGGAAAAATAATAGCATAAATCTCAGTTTATCCTTTAGTTTTCTACAATAAAAAAGAATCCTGACGTGAATGTCAGGATTATCTTAGTTAAATCGACATCAAGCCTTTGCCATTTCAGCTTCCATCTTCAGACCAATCTCAATGGCTTTCTCCGGGGTCATTATAGGAATGGTCTCAAGT
This window contains:
- a CDS encoding class I SAM-dependent methyltransferase translates to MSSTEPSENKTPYLPEDYDTKISSVLPYYSFFHKETINLIRSLAETPKVWMDTGCGTGSLVTKAIEQFPDTKFLMLDPSEGMLQQAREKLPSYIPERLEFLRAASTQEFSQELDERPDVITAIQCHHYLSRENRARAVKVCHELLKDDGIFITFENIRPLTEEGIIIGKRYWDDFQSTHGRTAEEIEIHLQRFDTEYFPITVEEHLKLLRETGFRTVELFWYSYMQAGFYCIK
- a CDS encoding baeRF10 domain-containing protein: MKPQQDLLKVISEDLMPVTEIDIKALAEIYDEKDIYLSVYLSVSGRENEHLNRIFVDSRVKSIKKALSPELRSEFEKTFEMAEPSIIEEAISGERGRIIFACSSESFLHVYRLAVEPEQSLVLDTSPFLLPLARLRADYEDYGVLLVDSQEAKFTCIRSDLAEEKKHLSIDLMNKHKKGGWSQMRFNHLRKGAIKSFLSEVADNVRGTCDQLQTRGLIIAGPGDAKQQLIDLLPQDIRQSVIGVIDVSMDISRDELVEEGDSVLHKNELSRSAKKAAEFKNALLRGGLAVYGVENVKSSLEQARVNVLLILKGSSVPGWICERCQNLQANVQAPKECDRCGGLTSVVDVVEELYELAQRTGAEVEFVEKEDFLDSDDVVGALLRY
- a CDS encoding DUF4346 domain-containing protein; this encodes MENETIKTDRNNENAEMVNVPVILAEEPGKLELDEAGYFVITPQPEKMTILAKHYSYDKELLRMIEGRDAKSIYRTIIKHGWVSTLNHAAYLGQELTRAEIAMRTGFGYIQG
- a CDS encoding SulP family inorganic anion transporter, yielding MEKQNKLSQYFKESFTSDLKAGFITAVVALPLAIAFAIASGVEPQMGLYTAVIAGMLVSANGGSKYSITGPTGAMTVIILSTLHGFGLEGLFLAGFLAGVFQILFGILKLGKVVKYIPLPVISGFTSGIGAIILIGQIPNALGLVIPSKEHVWETLYAVISSLDLLDTTAIMICLATILLLLYLPGLMARIRYINSLPPSIIALVLSILMVFYFKIQIPLVGSIPAGLPQIQMLNFNLEMLMAVLPAAFTIALLGAIEALLCAVVCDGMTNSKHDSNRELVGQGVANMVLPFFSGIPCTAAIARSAVNIREGAKTQISGIIHALILLTILLFLGPVAAFIPKAYLAGVLILVSLRMINITEFKTTMHISKMDTTVLIVTFLLTVLTDLVFAVQMGMFLSIILLFIRLTNVIDVQTMENYDKTKGINATIFADPYLEKNVSVYTINGPFFFGAMNVFESKINEHMTISKPHIILRMRYVPFIDTTGIERLKSFIKSSKKMHQKVYLTSIQPEVMKRIESDLELTELMEKQHVHVCDSTQEALAFLKKKYENEKKI
- a CDS encoding DNA alkylation repair protein, which produces MNEVISQLRAELEQNADEEAKASSNRFFKEQIKCYGMKTPVARKIAKDYYKKISNKSKPEIFALCEELLSSDYMEEAFIAFEWSYNLRKQYEPEDFAVFERWVGDYVNNWAKCDTLCNHTIGTLIDMYPQFIDSLKKWTASDNRWYRRAAAVTLILAARRGDYLDDIFEIADMLLTDEDDLVQKGYGWLLKEASKKHQQEIFDYVMSNKKVMPRTALRYAIEKMPKELRIKAMEK
- a CDS encoding GNAT family N-acetyltransferase, with translation MINYTIEEKLPSIEEYIHLRKSVDWPYPSKTAIEKSLNNSNYCICVVKDDSVIGMSRVVGDDSFIFFIADVIVLPEYQNQGIGTALMERVMSYLKENVQDYSYITLMSAKGREAFYEKFGFFKRPTDEFGYGMMVEL
- a CDS encoding ABC transporter ATP-binding protein; this translates as MINVKDLSKYFGDIKAVDAVNLEVRKGELFGLLGPNGSGKTTMIKMLTGQIKPTAGGVSVHGVDVLSDPLKVKELTGIIPEQETPPSFLTAEEYLHFVAKIRKLKGFEEQCEWWFSYLDFAGQKDVLCKDLSRGTRQKLMLAQAFLHEPELVIIDEPLINLDPLMQRKVKDFLRDYVGKGGTVFISTHILEIAREICTGMGIIYKGKLVFSGKMDDPAIGDKPLEEFFLELVN
- a CDS encoding aldo/keto reductase; amino-acid sequence: MLYRKMPKNRDELSILGFGAMRLPVKEDGSIDEEKAKQMVRHSIDNGVNYVDTAWPYHMGASEPFLARALADGYREQVKLATKQPQWMVKKPEDMDKFLNAQLEKLNTDHIDYYLIHSLVGSSWETIRDIGVLEFLEKAKADGRIINAGFSYHGDPEDFAPIVDAYDWDFCQIQYNFLDENVQAGTGGLEYAASKGLGVVVMEPLRGGNLADPVPFEVLDIWNEADVKRSPVAWALRWVWNHPEVTVVLSGMSEPEHVEENLKVADEGVANSLTEKELELVSRVAEKYGELMKINCTGCRYCMPCPEGVDIPACFDVYNNLHMFGGGDRLKMMYAAKMGGILRGAETNFASQCVQCGQCLDACPQQTAIPDMLEKVEEEFEGPGLEERIAFAKQLFANDSC
- a CDS encoding phosphate-starvation-inducible PsiE family protein, with translation MITHEQIFRKVIHLVTLIVLYVLLLGIIVGMFNVFQNIGYVWLTKGGFGQVVYSVLTIFVLIDFFKAFSDYHVHERIRLTYVSDATIMIVLREVTVLIYSHEFESDLLLVFSVLLLVLGIIRAIAVKFPPSESSYSISPIKEKNIEEE